Below is a window of Drosophila nasuta strain 15112-1781.00 chromosome X, ASM2355853v1, whole genome shotgun sequence DNA.
ttctttttttttttagaataatacgCAAAACGCCGCGACTCGGGATTTggaaaataccctgtaaaatgttgtgtgtgtgtttgtttgtttgtgtgtatgtataggGTGTGTGTTAGTCGCGCTGAAAGATGTGTAGATACTGTTTTGTTGTCTTTAGATGGAATTCAATATGCAATTGTTGCCCATACAACTTTGGGGCACGAAAAGGACAAGGTTaataatgctgctgctgttgctacttaAATAAAGTGGAATCTTGGAATTGGAGTTGGCGGAATGAACGGCTAGCTAGCATGGCAGGTTGtttcttttacattttcttgttgttcttgatgttattttaagttattgttgttgcagtagATTGTAAAGAATCTCGTTCTTAACCGCTCATCACCATGCGCACAAACTCCTCATAATTGATATTGCCCTGTTGATCCTCCATGTTGGCCAAGAGTTGTTCCACCTCCTCATCGGTCAGCTTCTCGCCCAGCGTGGTCAACAGATGACGCAGCTCAGCGGATGAAATGTAACCGCTGGCATCCTTATCGAAGTGACGCAATCCCTCAATGAAATCATCGGCCGTATCGCCGGAGCGTGCCTTCGATATGGCCTGATAGATGGGCAGAAATACCTCGAACGAGATGCGCTCATCGG
It encodes the following:
- the LOC132795802 gene encoding myosin-2 essential light chain isoform X2; the encoded protein is MAAYTEDQLAEFQEAFNLFDNRGDGKIQLSQVGECLRALGQNPTESDVKKCTHQLKPDERISFEVFLPIYQAISKARSGDTADDFIEGLRHFDKDASGYISSAELRHLLTTLGEKLTDEEVEQLLANMEDQQGNINYEEFVRMVMSG
- the LOC132795802 gene encoding myosin-2 essential light chain isoform X1, which codes for MYYYTAHVKPTFTTLEEFQEAFNLFDNRGDGKIQLSQVGECLRALGQNPTESDVKKCTHQLKPDERISFEVFLPIYQAISKARSGDTADDFIEGLRHFDKDASGYISSAELRHLLTTLGEKLTDEEVEQLLANMEDQQGNINYEEFVRMVMSG